A stretch of the Lactuca sativa cultivar Salinas chromosome 9, Lsat_Salinas_v11, whole genome shotgun sequence genome encodes the following:
- the LOC111895545 gene encoding uncharacterized protein LOC111895545, whose protein sequence is MEDIVLFKQGWKWLLSESHCYTVAAMKAASFFRDKIVISIARHWPSVCHGSSRLAKLLWYFLIQWKDCFVRGSRSLFGLGTAALLVIIWSCFLSLTSMSCLFCVLLSMGVAACAIHYLGHTPGIFIVGLFSILILWMYGNFWITGTLFIVGGYLFSRKHARLVVLIATLYALHSVKLQVGWIGILVSINLAFISNDALNCVLQWCDNLSEKTQFEEQSFTDSFVEDEFRAESESEFFVPNDEKVEEIHSDSSNEAEKVHVNPIDESEKGKSQSYSSTSTPQASTTIIVNKEKESPSIVVIKDDVNAINEMKRILGCVDHYEALGLSRYKKIDALLLKKEYRKKAMLVHPDKNMGSPMASESFKKVQCAYEILSDSLKKRDYDEQLRKKESKTLSHKSPSTSHQENDDYCSVESRRIQCTKCGLSHIWICTNRIKLKARWCQDCCQYHQAKDGDGWVEYKGSLSFDGPHKVEIPRAFVCAESKIFDVSEWAICQGMGCRPNTHRPTFHVNMVGLEKPQRSNSSRYPWDLDAQMADEEEDFELWLKQALASGLFSETSKRRKSWGPFKLPQKKGKKQWNRMSQ, encoded by the exons ATGGAAGACATTGTATTGTTTAAACAAGGATGGAAATGGTTGCTTTCGGAGAGCCATTGTTACACTGTCGCGGCGATGAAGGCTGCTTCTTTTTTCAGGGATAAAATCGTGATTTCTATAGCACGGCATTGGCCTAGTGTTTGCCATGGGAGTTCAAGGCTTGCTAAGCTGTTGTGGTACTTTCTGATTCAGTGGAAGGATTGTTTTGTTCGTGGATCTAGATCGCTTTTTGGTTTGGGCACTGCGGCACTTCTTGTCATCATATGGAGCTGCTTTCTTAGTTTGACATCAATGTCTTGCCTTTTCTGCGTCCTTTTAAGCATG GGTGTTGCTGCTTGTGCTATTCACTACCTAGGCCACACACCTGGTATATTCATAGTAGGGCTATTTTCAATTTTAATCTTGTGGATGTATGGGAACTTTTGGATCACTGGAACATTATTTATTGTTGGAG GTTACTTATTTTCTAGGAAACATGCAAGGTTGGTTGTTTTAATTGCAACCTTATATGCTCTCCATAGTGTAAAACTTCAAGTTGGATGGATTGGAATTTTGGTATCAATTAACCTTGCTTTCATATCTAATGATGCATTAAACTGTGTTCTCCAATGGTGTGATAATCTGAGTGAAAAGACACAATTTGAAGAGCAAAGTTTCACAGATTCATTTGTTGAAGATGAATTTAGAGCAGAGTCTGAGAGTGAGTTTTTTGTTCCTAATGATGAAAAAGTTGAGGAGATACATTCTGATTCAAGTAATGAAGCTGAAAAAGTACATGTAAATCCCATTGATGAATCTGAGAAAGGGAAAAGTCAATCGTATAGTTCTACAAGCACACCACAAGCTTCTACAACAATTATTGTGAACAAAGAAAAGGAATCACCTTCCATTGTTGTGATCAAAGATGATGTGAATGCAATTAATGAGATGAAAAGAATTCTTGGATGTGTTGATCATTATGAAGCTCTAGGTTTATCTCGCTACAAGAAGATTGATGCTTTGTTGTTGAAAAAGGAATATAGGAAAAAG GCCATGCTTGTGCATCCAGATAAGAACATGGGAAGTCCAATGGCAAGTGAATCATTTAAAAAAGTCCAATGTGCATATGAG ATTCTTTCTGATTCTTTGAAGAAGAGAGACTATGATGAACAGCTGAGAAAGAAAGAATCAAAGACTCTATCTCACAAGTCTCCTAGTACTTCCCATCag GAAAATGATGATTACTGTTCTGTGGAATCGAGGCGAATACAGTGCACAAAATGTGGCCTTTCACATATATGGATATGTACAAATCGGATCAAGTTGAAAGCAAGATGGTGTCag GATTGCTGTCAATATCATCAAGCTAAAGATGGGGATGGCTGGGTGGAATACAAAGGCTCACTCAGCTTTGATGGACCtcataag GTGGAAATACCTCGTGCTTTTGTTTGTGCTGAGAGCAAGATCTTTGACGTTTCAGAATGGGCTATTTGCCAG GGAATGGGGTGTAGACCAAATACACATCGTCCAACATTTCATGTAAACATGGTTGGATTAGAGAAACCTCAAAGGTCAAACTCAAGTCGTTATCCATGGGATTTAGATGCTCAAATGGCTGATGAAGAAGAGGATTTTGAATTATGGCTTAAACAAGCACTTGCGTCTGGTTTATTTAGTGAAACCTCAAAACGTAGAAAAAGTTGGGGACCCTTTAAGTTGCCTCAAAAGAAAGGAAAGAAACAATGGAATCGTATGTCacaatga